AGCATGATCGGGCCATGAATCAAAcctaaaaacattttttaatgttatattaaaGCATTAAACTAagaatatatcaaataaattaataattctaagaGGTAAAATACCAGTAATGCTGAACGTGTCTTCTTTCTCCTTCGTATCTAAGTTCTAATTCTCGCATTGTGTAACCATCTCTGGTATCGATAGATGTAACAGTAATAGTGAAAGGTCCAGCTTGTACACGATTGTTTTTGTCTAGCGGAAAATACGGCTCGCATTTTGCTTTGGCAGCTTCGTGTAGTTTCGTCATCATAACGACAGCGGAAACTTTTTCTGCCCAGACCATTTTCCAAAAGTCGCCTACAGTATGGGCCAATGGTCCCTGTGTTGCAATGTAGCGGTTATCTTCTCCGTCGTATCcctattaaattaaatataattacgtgAAACAtgatgaatacaaatttttatttttatacgtcATTCTATTTGATACATACCCGAATGTAATTGGCATTGATATAACCGGAAAGAGGATCATCATCGGCAGAACCCGGTAGAACTACTCTTGACTGCGGGTTTGGTAATACAGAACAGTATCTATTCTTCACCCAAGATCCGTAAATACCTAGTTCCTCGGGCAAATTAAGCGGAACTTCCCAAAATTCTTTATGTAGTGATGCTGGGTCACTGACGGCCTTTTTCAGTTGCGTTCTCGAGAGAACATTTCCAGCGCTCAGCAGAAATTCTTCTGCGGTACATTCGTGAGTAGGTGTGACCACGTGTGGTGGACTTTCAGGTGGCGGTGCCAATTCTATAGTCAAACTTGCACTTGAACCACGTCGTTCTAGTAatccttttgtttttatacgtATAGGTTCCGGTCTGCGTTCTGGGGTCGCCACCGACATTACCTGTgaacaaaatgatttattatagttatGAAACTCTTCacaatttctaatttcatcCTGAGCACTTGACAAAAGTACCTCTGGTAAACCAGTAACTGGTCGGACAGATTGTACAGACACAGATGGTTTCACTGTAGGTTGATGAACCCATTGACCTTCCACTGATCCTTTCGTAGCCATGGCAAGCTTATCCGAATGACACACAGCTCCTTCCTCTACCAAACCTCTCCTGTCACCATCTTCTGTATCTTTTTCACACGACATTTGTTTCCGCACCCATAacaaaatctaaaaataattatcatacaTTGTTTTGATTGAAGCacatatattttacttattaaaaatgtaatgctCGAAAAATGATATCTTACTAAGAATGTACAGAGAATAGCACCACCAACGGCACAAAGTACTACAAAGAGAGGTAATTGCCAGTCTAGCCATGATAAAGTTGCAGTGGGACGTGCCTCCTGTCCTGCACGAGTGCTGAGTTGAGCTGCTTGCAAATCCATTCCAGCATCGTCCAGTCCCGTTATGGACTGCGGGATCCTAGGTTAAAtagatttatatattaaatataagttcaacaaatgaaaattacacaTAGTAAGTATAAATCTTCTATACCTATGATGAGATCGAGCAGACATTCCCTCGGTAGATGACAATAAAGGAATAGGCAGCACTGTATCTGTGTGCCACCTTTGTTCAGTAATTAAGTAAAACTTCTCCAAAGTATCTGAATTGTCATCATTGCTTGAGATGTCATAATAGTTTGCATCATTTACATAGTGACTAGTCAATGGAGTACTAGTACCTCCTgcaaaacaaatgaaacaaaaattgtaaatcagtcaatcaaaatgaaaaatcaaacttttcttcaatattttttttattattctagtAGAGTATCTAAAATTTACTACAAACATGGTAAGTACACATatgaaattatcaaatttatttgtaaaattgattgtttatatgataattaaataaagtgaaataataacagatgtaaaatattcgttaaGAATATAGCGAGTGTAACGAACGTGTGaacataataatgaaatttctgttATCTCGAAAATTACGAATGGATCTTGAAGACGTCGCAACACACGGAGCTTGCACAACGTTACACGCGGAAGTGCTCTAaggatataattaattaaattttcaccgAACGAATACAGTTACATTTGTTCATCGTTTTCAACAGCGATATACTCCACTCCACGGCAATTCCGATCACGATTCTAGCCGTCGCAAGGAGATCCTCGGAGATCGGAGGAAACGGCTTTCGCTTTCGTGCCGTCGCACAGGAAGTAAACATCGTTGCGTTAATTTTATGAACGGAGCCATCAAGGAAATTCTGAAGCGGGGAAGGGTGAGTGTGTAACGAGCAGATGGAGTATACACCAATTCAAGGAGTGCATGTGACAAGTGGATGAATAGCATCGTTCCAGTCATGAACACAAACGTACGCGGCCACGTCCGTGCACGGTCCGCCCGTTTGCACACAGGCACGGAAACAACGAACACAAATAAACTACATCCTGTTTTCGGAGCGTGTGTACGCGAGTAACAGAACGTACAGATCGGAGCAGCGTAACGCGAAGAACGAAGAAGGAGAACGTTTTTCCGTAAACTATGTGATAGGGTACCTTTCGCGAGGAACACACACGTTAAGAGCACGAGGATCGTCTTGTCCAAAGCGAAGAACAGGCTGTGATTTGAAACTAGCGGCTGGGTAAACGTGTAAACAGCCATGTCGACGTCGTTAAGCAGAAGACCAAGCGGTCTCATCTGCGCAAGCTTCCCGTTCGAACTGCCGAAGACGTTGTTCGGGTACCCTGACCTGGGCTTCGGTTAGGCTCGGCCTTGCACTCGGCTACGTACGGGAGGAAATACCAGCCAATCGGCGAGCAGGCGCACGCAGACGAGAGCCAATCCCGTAGACAGTTTACTATCGGTACCGGGAATTCAGCGGGAGGGACTCAAGGTGAATGAAAGCGAAGCACGTGCAACTAATGATAGTAAAGCGCATTCGGAATCAAGTTTTACGTTTGCTCATTGAGACCAATGAGAGAAGGTTATTCCGTTCCAGGCGACGAACGCATGTCCGTTTCGTGTCATTTATCGCAACCAGCGCGTTCTCACGCGGTAAATGCTACGCTCGCTTAACGAAATTACCACTTTTACGCGTCAACGCCAAAACTTTTACCAAAACTAGGTGCAGAAACTAATTATTtgcctttacattcaatcattTGTTAGCTCAAGTTCTCAATCTGACCTCCATTACACTGAATCTATGGTACACAACCCAAGTCTCATCCTGATGAACATTACAATGCATCCTAtacatgaaaacaaatttcatctaTCGTTCTTCTAGCAGATTACGAGTGTATTTGCTAATTATAGagtgtagaaatgaattctctaTCTTCACATTTGCTTATCTGAAACTCTAGTttgaacagaaatatttgctcgCCATTTTGTTACCCACTTTTGTGGGCcccttttaaaaaaagaataaaatccTCCAAATCTTCCATTCTTAAAAAAGCATCATTTTTTGTAAGACTACTATTGTTGTTACAAAGATAAGTGATCATTTTCGAGGGGTGCGAATTACTTAATCACCCCATCGTCAACAAGAAACTAGTCAAAATTAACATCTACAATCAATTTGCAACCATTGAAATGAAAGGATCTATGTGatgcaaacattatttaattgtgGAAACGTTTATATGTATGTCACGGACTCCTGTCACGGTGGTTGACATTACTAAAATGATGTTTACGTTACGTTGACTCATTCAAAGATGAATCATCCTCCTATAGTCTCGCGCGGTATGATATCCAAGTTCCCCATAAaagcgaaaataaaatagaagaacgAACTAAAGTCGTCACAAGTATTCgttgatgaattttaaattaccatGCACTAAAATACCGTCGAAGCATCTTCTCATGTTTGCGCAAGTATAGAGCATCGCGTATTTTTCCATCCAGAGATTGTAAAAAAATCGGAGTTCCTCGTCACTTGTCAGGCACATAACGTTGGTCGATTAGTATATATTCAACGATGAAACAATCTTCGCTTATCTCGCAACTGGTTATGCAAGATGCAAACCACCATATTTACGTGATCTTGTTCGTGTCAGGCAATTTCGCATTGCTCGTATTTTGTTTTGCTCACTTCATCGATTCTTTATTGGCGAAatgttcgaataatattcgacTGAACGAAAATCTAAGCTTACGTCTTACGCGTTTCTCAAGAATATCTCGGTGATTCAGAAAACCGGATGCTGGCCATTCATCCCTGCCATATGCCCCGACACCCAATATTCGCTCTGCCCAATTCATTCTTTTGTTCTGCTTACATTTCGTCTATCTTTTCGCCCCAGAGAAAGAGAGTCGatcgaattgaaaatattcgcaATCTGTCGTGCAATATAAATCGTTCTCGTTTCCTTTATAAATACATCCCGCttcattgtttgaaatttacacTACACTTTGTTTGGAGCGTTAATTTTAAACTCCAATTGTCGCCAAGGAGAAATGTTTTCACAACATTGCATTTTTATggttcaatatttatacaatcgcgtttttgtgatttttaattgcaaagaTACCGATCGCCCGTGTTACACGATATTTTTACTGAATGTCTCGCGAATGAACTCTCATTTCTCTGAAGCTACACATTGCCTATCGATGCCTGTCACTCGACAATGGTAACCGGCTATCATTGTTGTAGCAGCAGCTGAAAAATCAATATCCAGCGTGGCAGAACCAAATCTTCGAATCCCCCGTGCGTGTCTCTTTTCAATGAATTCATGAATTCGTATCGTTTGAACACAGCCACGATCGAACGAACGCGATTCTAGCGTTGTAGCGATATCTTTGTGCAATTGAAAATACGACAGCGATGCGGCTCGAGTTGATTCGATTTTTGcatgtgtatatttttattccatcaCCATATGTAGTTCTCATCAATAGATTCGACAACAATGCGATAATAAGCCACGTTGACACTCGCgcaaaatagaaaacaaactATTCACTAAACGAGATAAAAAGATAAttctgtttaataattttgatcaTTCAACGATCACACGTGGAAGCTCGTTGTTTGAGTCGCTCAGAATTTTAACTctcgtatttaaaaatcaaccACGAACATGGTATAATGGTTTTCGATGGATTATTAATCGTTTCACGAGGTATCGGAATCGCGgcacaattaaatttcatttttattgatgAGAAGATAGAAAAGTAAAAACTATGAGTGATTCAGGCACTAGGAGAGGAAGCTCTCGCTCGAGATGAACTTTTACGAAAGTACGCGAGCGTGGATCTGCACGAATCGTAGGGCGGTCGTACCACTGACTAAATTAGAGCCTCCATTCACCCTTCTGAGGGAGCTTGTGAGCTTTCGTAGGGCGCACGCAGCCAGACACGGAGTTGCGTAAAATTGCGCGTCGCTGATTGGTCTTCGAACGTGGATCGCGTGGGTAGTGCCGGGCTGTTATGCAAGGGTTTTACGGCGAATTCTTTACTGAGTCTGGAAACTCCAGTTGAAAAAAGAGTTTCTGTCCCTACGCGATCGGCTCGTAATTGATTGGACGCCCGCGCCGGCTCTTTTATCTGTACTGACATTTGGATATATTACGAAACAGATGTTTCTTTCTGGCCGATATAAGCATCCACTCACAAATCGATATAAGGGCCAATAAATAcagtaattctttttttttataacctAGGTATTCTTGTATGTTATTTGtgtaattgcaaaattatcataatatgGTCCAACGTTCgtcaaaatatttcttgctTCGTTATATcataaaactaaatattttaatattttttatagacgAAACGtccgatgaaaataaataaaatgcttgCAATGGCATCGCTGGCTAATGAATATTCTATACATTTCTTTCGTCGTTATTTTCATACAGCGTATATTACTGTGCGTGCACGCTCAACGTGTCCGTAAATTCCGAATAAATGAGAATAAtcgtacatttatataaaagattaaaaaataaagtttaatttcgATCCACAGGTTTGGTCGATACAGCcaattaattacattcgtaCGAGTTCAATTTGCTACACAATTACATTAACGTGTTACTTTCTCTCGTTacgactttttctttttagcaGTTGAATTATATGCAGGCATCCAATAATTACATCACGGAAATTATATTCGTTAGCGATTATATGCACGTAGAGGAATTCTGAATACCTAGATGTGTTAATGGGAATGTTTTTATGCACATGTACCATTAATGTGTGCATTTAGCTCGAATTACCCCTATAATTATCGCCGTGTAGCGAAGCACACTAGACCGTCAGTCAAAGGATTTTGCCATTCGCATGACTGGATAGGAGCATCTACATAAAGTTCAGTGAGCGCTCAATGAAATCTCGTTGAAGGTTTACTATAAAGCCTCCGTTATTCATCGCGAGTCGTTGGCCTCGGCTAACGCTAATAGAGCATTTTCAAAAGTTGCCCAACGAAGGTTCTAGCATCGTCATAGATACTCTACATCTTAAAAATACTCAAGTATACCGATAGGGTCGCTccaaattctaaaaaataacgGCAGGCAGTCTaacaacgaaatttaaatttcattttatcaaaACTCATCAACTAAAATAGTATCGCTATATCTTTctcgagaataaaaattgttatgctCTTCTATGtaatcaattttgtaaatttagatttaattgCGATACTAATTGCGATAGTAAATTCTGAATTGTAACGAATAGCACTTGTTGCAGACTGTAAAATACTGGTCTTTAAAAACATTcgaatttaatcattttcacaTTTCATTCAATCTACGCTCCTTGTGTAATTTTAGTCGTCGAAAACACCATCGACATTGAACGTCCTTTAATCCGACGAAATGCGAgcaaaaaatttgaagatGGTAGATTTGATGATTCATAGAAAACGGAGGAAATTGTTGAAGTCTTCGAGGTTATTATTCGACGCGTGggtggaaaagaaaattacgttACGTAAGGTCAATAAACGTAACTAGTATACGCGGTACCTTAATGTCTTCTTTTGCGCTGTCAGACAGTCGGAACGACGTGTTCGTCTAGTAAAGTGGTCGTCCCAACGTGTTGGAAAGCTGAAGAAGAGAGAATAATCGCTGAACACGTGGGATGCTCGCCACTACAACTTCTCCTTCACCTGTAATTCTCTTTCTTCCGCTTCTTGCACCTGAAATTTTACGCAAATTACTGCGAGGAGActaaatacatgaaataaacttggtaatagaatttttccaaatttgcGTACATGATTTTGAACGTATACAAATTATAGAATGATAATTTTGCTGTGTaaattttggtattattagttTACGTTGGAACTATTTGTTGCAGAGGAATCTTCGAAACCTACAAGGATTGAAATTACTAAATTAACCTCTTCACGCCCTTGGCCAAgtataattactgtcaataatgaaaaaaaaaaaatttgataataacaaaacaaaacaaaatcgtccgtgaagaggttaaaatGTGAAAGGAATTTGtcgaattaatatataaaagagaTGCAAACACTCCTTAAGGTAAAGAATTGGCGACAAAAACGATTAATAcattacattatacattaaaacatcttacaaaaatgaatgagAAAGGTAAATTCGATCGAAAGTTACCGCACCAAAGAGATAAGCAATCATTTATTCGCAAGCTAGACAATTAGACAATTTTGATTGCTTTTGTTTTcgctatttatattttacgatgTTCGCGTGGTTGCAGTTTTAATGAGCAGATGATACGAGTTGTCCCCCACTAAAGCGAATTAGACTATGCCGAATCGATTTCTCGGCTCTAGCTTGTCTCACGATGGAATGAGTCATGGAAACTCTACGTGACTGTTTATTCGATTTTGCTAATTGATGCTTGCAATTTCATTTGAGCACCACAGACATTGAAACTTGacaaattgtacaataaatatatatcgatcggagaggaaatttatttatatttactgttGCAATCGATATTATTGAAGTTACGTATACTTGGTTCGACAAAAGAAACACTTGTAGCAGATTACATCGTCATGTCTCGTAGTTCTTAACATTGATAGTAGCGCAA
The sequence above is drawn from the Hylaeus volcanicus isolate JK05 chromosome 2, UHH_iyHylVolc1.0_haploid, whole genome shotgun sequence genome and encodes:
- the LOC128872385 gene encoding tyrosine-protein phosphatase non-receptor type 7-like isoform X1; protein product: MRPLGLLLNDVDMAVYTFTQPLVSNHSLFFALDKTILVLLTCVFLAKGGTSTPLTSHYVNDANYYDISSNDDNSDTLEKFYLITEQRWHTDTVLPIPLLSSTEGMSARSHHRIPQSITGLDDAGMDLQAAQLSTRAGQEARPTATLSWLDWQLPLFVVLCAVGGAILCTFLILLWVRKQMSCEKDTEDGDRRGLVEEGAVCHSDKLAMATKGSVEGQWVHQPTVKPSVSVQSVRPVTGLPEVMSVATPERRPEPIRIKTKGLLERRGSSASLTIELAPPPESPPHVVTPTHECTAEEFLLSAGNVLSRTQLKKAVSDPASLHKEFWEVPLNLPEELGIYGSWVKNRYCSVLPNPQSRVVLPGSADDDPLSGYINANYIRGYDGEDNRYIATQGPLAHTVGDFWKMVWAEKVSAVVMMTKLHEAAKAKCEPYFPLDKNNRVQAGPFTITVTSIDTRDGYTMRELELRYEGERRHVQHYWFDSWPDHAVPEAADTLVSLAAEVNSLPGPVVVHCSAGIGRTGCFIALATGMTQLSRDGNVDVLGILCQMRYDRGGMIQTAEQYEFVHRALCLYEQTLDGGKSASSGD
- the LOC128872385 gene encoding tyrosine-protein phosphatase non-receptor type 7-like isoform X2 codes for the protein MSARSHHRIPQSITGLDDAGMDLQAAQLSTRAGQEARPTATLSWLDWQLPLFVVLCAVGGAILCTFLILLWVRKQMSCEKDTEDGDRRGLVEEGAVCHSDKLAMATKGSVEGQWVHQPTVKPSVSVQSVRPVTGLPEVMSVATPERRPEPIRIKTKGLLERRGSSASLTIELAPPPESPPHVVTPTHECTAEEFLLSAGNVLSRTQLKKAVSDPASLHKEFWEVPLNLPEELGIYGSWVKNRYCSVLPNPQSRVVLPGSADDDPLSGYINANYIRGYDGEDNRYIATQGPLAHTVGDFWKMVWAEKVSAVVMMTKLHEAAKAKCEPYFPLDKNNRVQAGPFTITVTSIDTRDGYTMRELELRYEGERRHVQHYWFDSWPDHAVPEAADTLVSLAAEVNSLPGPVVVHCSAGIGRTGCFIALATGMTQLSRDGNVDVLGILCQMRYDRGGMIQTAEQYEFVHRALCLYEQTLDGGKSASSGD